The DNA window GCGGGGCGCGTCGTCGAGCGCCGACTACCGCACGACCGAGGAATATCGCGTCATGTGCCAGCGCGCCTCGGCGTCGCTTCTTACCGCGATCGGCAAGGGGACGCCCGATGAGTGAGGCGTTGACGCCGGATCGTTCCTCCGCGATGCGCAGGGAGCGTGCGCTCAAGATCCTGATCCCGATCCTGATGCTCGTGGCCCTCGTCGGCTTCTGGCAGTGGTATGTAACGGCCTTCAACGTGCCGCACTATATCCTGCCGAGCCCCGTCCGCGTCGCGGGCGCCATGATCACCGACTGGAACATCCTCGGCCCCGCGCTTCTGGTGACGCTCAAGATCACCTTTGCCGCGCTCGGGCTGGCGCTCGGCGGCGGCCTGTTGCTGGCGATCCTGCTCGTCCAGTCGCGCTGGATCGAGATCGCGCTCAGCCCCTATCTCGTCATCCTGCAGGTGACGCCCATCGTCGCGATCGCGCCGCTGATCCTGATCTATGCGCCGACCACCCAGACCGCGCTCCTCATCTGCGCCTTCATCGTCGCCTTCTTTCCGGTGCTCTCGAACACGGTGCAGGGCCTGAAGTCGACGGACCACAACCTCCTGGACCTCTACAAGCTCTATGGCGCCGGGCGGGCACAGACGCTTTTCCTGCTGCGCCTGCCAGCGGCGCTGCCCTATTTCCTCGCCGGGCTCAAGATCGCCGGCGGCCTGTCGCTGATCGCCGCCGTGGTGGCCGAATTTGCCGCGGGGTCCGCGGGGGCCGGCTCCGGCCTCGCCTTCCGCATCCTGGAATCGCAGTTCCGGCTCAATATTCCGAGGCTCTTCGCCGCCCTCATCCTCCTCTCCGTCGCCGGCGTCGCGATCTACGCGGCGACGAGCGTCATTTCTTGGCTTCTCCTGCACAAGTGGCACGAAAGCGCCATCCGCCGCGAACAATAACGAGAAATTGCCATGGCATCCGCCAGCCTCGACATCCTGAACTCCGCGCCCGGCTATGTCCTCAAGAATGCACGCGTTCCGATCGTCTGCCTGCCCACGGTGCTGACGGACGATCTGATCGGGCGCAGCCACGAGGGCCTTGCCGAGGCCGACATCGTCGTCGAGGACGGAAAGATTGCCGCGATCGTTGTTGCGGGCATGGGAACCGCGCCGGCCGGCGGCTTGCCCATGATCGACATGCGCGGCGGTCAGGTCTGGCCGACCTTCGTCGACATGCACACCCACATCGACAAGGGCCACATCTGGGAGCGCAGCCGCAATCCGACCGGTGACTTCGAAGGCGCCCTTCTCACGGTCCGAGCCGACCGCGAGGCGAACTGGACGCGCGAGGACATCGAGGCGCGCATGGAGTTCTCCCTGCGCTCGGCCTATGCCCACGGCACCTCGCTCCTGCGCACCCACATCGATTCCCTGCCGCCTCACCACAAGCTGACCTGGCCGCTCTTCCGCGAAATGCGGGAACGCTGGAAGGGACGCGTCGATCTTCAGGCCGTCTGCCTGATGCCGGTCGAGGCAACCCGCGACGCGGACTATTTCGAGGCGCTGATCGACGAGGTGGCCGCCTCGGGCGGCCTGATCGGCGGCCACCCGGACATGGGACCGGAACTGGAGAGCGATCTCGACCGCCTCTTGCGCGCCGCCATGGACCGGGGTCTCGACATCGACTTTCATATCGACGAGACCCGCGATCCCGGGGCAAGGACGCTCCGGGCCGTCGCCGATGCCGTCATCCGCAACGGCTTCGAGGGCAAGGTCGTCGCCGGTCACTGCTGCTCGCTGGCACGGCAGGAAAGCGACGAGGCCGCCCGCACCATCGACCGCGTGGTCGAGGCCGGCATCGGCGTCGTCTCGCTGCCGATGTGCAACATGTACCTGCAGGATCGCTTTGCCGGCTGCACGCCGCGCTGGCGCGGGGTGACGCTGTTCCAGGAACTGCGCTCGGCCGGCGGCGACGTGGCCGTCGCCTCCGACAACACCCGCGATCCCTTCTATGCCTACGGCGATCTCGACCCGGTGGAGGTCTTCCGCGAGGCGGTCCGGATCCTGCATCTCGATCACCCGCTGGACGAGGCGGCGAAGGTGGTAACGACGTCTCCGGCGAAGATGCTGCGCCGGCCGGACAGCGGCGTGCTCGCCGTCGGTGGACCGGCCGACATGGTGCTCTTTTCCGCCCGCTTCTGGAGCGAGTTCCTGTCGCGCCCGCAGGCGGACCGCATGGTTCTTCGCTCCGGCCGGCCGATCGACCGCACGCTGCCCGATTACCGGGATCTCGATCCGGTCGCCGGCATCGCCTGACCGGATTTGCGATCTTCGGATTTCACAGGATGGATGACAGTCATGCCCGACTATGACGCGATCAAGAAGGACCTCGAAGGCATCGAGGTCGAGGACAATCCGAAGCTCGTCCGCCAGAAGAGCCGCGATTTCTTCTGGTACTCGCCGATCCTGAAGGACCAATTGGAAAACGTCACCGCCGATCTCGTCGTCTCGCCGGCCAGCGAGGAGGAGGTGATTCGCACGCTGAAGGTGGCTTATGCCCACGGCGTGCCGGTCACCCCGCGCGGCTCAGGCACCGGCAATTACGGCCAGGCGATGCCGCTCTCCGGCGGCATCATTCTCAACCTTGCCCGCATGACCAAGGTCAAGGAGATCGGCCCCGGCCGCGTCGTCTGCGAACCCGGCGCGATCATTGCCGATGTCGATCGCCAGACGAAGGCCCATTCGGGCCAGGAGCTGCGCTTCCATCCCTCCACCGCCAACACCGCGACCATCGCCGGTTTCGTGGCGGGCGGGTCCGGCGGCGTCGGCTCGATCAACTGGGGCGGACTGCGCGATCTCGGCAACGTCCTGAGGCTGCGCGTCGTCACCATGGAGGCCGAGCCGCGCGTCTTGGAGCTTTCCGCCTGGGATCTGCAGAAGGTGACGCACGCCTACGGCACCAATGGCATCATCACCGAGGTCGAGATGCCGCTCACCGTCTCCTACGACTGGGTCGACGTGCTGGTCGGCTTCGACGACTTCATGGGCGCCGTGCGCTTCGCCGATGCGCTCGCCCATGAGAACGGCATTCTGGTCAAGGAAATCGCGCCGATCGCCGCGCCCATCCCCTTCCAGTATTTCTCACGCCACAAGCAATATGTCCGGCCCGACCAGTCGGTCGTCGTGACCATGGTCGCCCCCCACGCCATGGACGCCTTCCTCGCCTTTGCCGGGAAAATGAAGGGCGAGATTGTCTTCCGCGCCGACACGCTGGAAAGCCTGAAGGGCCTGCCGCAGGCGTTCGAGCTCACCTGGAACCACACGACGCTCCGCGCCCTCAAGGTCGATCCGACCATTACCTATCTCCAGGTCCAGTATCCGAGCCCCGATCACGTCGCCAAGGTCGCCGAGATGACGAGGCTCTTCGGCGACGAGGTCCCGGGCCATCTGGAATTCATGCGCTTTTCCGGCAAGATCCAGTGTTCCGGGCTGCCGCTGGTGCGCTTCACCACCAAGGAGCGGCTGGAGGAGATCATCCGCATCCACGAGGATCACGGCTGCCCGGTCTTCAATCCGCACCGCTATACGCTGGAGGAGGGCGGCATGAAGCGCACCGACGCGGTGCAGCTTACCTTCAAGAAGGAAACGGACCCGAAGGGCCTGCTCAATCCCGGCAAGATGATCGCCTGGGAAAACCCGGACTTCGACTTTTCCGCCGGCAAGACCTTCCTCTTTCCCGGCCTTTCTGATTTCGCCGAGGCTTGAAGCGTTGCGAAAGAGCGTTGCAGAGAATGAAGCGCACGATCTGGACGACTGTCCCTCGGTAAGGATGTCATGGTCCGCGAAGGCGGACCATCCACGCCCCTGCTTTCAGAAAATTTTCGTGGATCCTCCGCCTTCGCGGAGGATGACGGGGGTGAAGCAAGAGCCACCCATAACCGATATTTCGCCGATCGCGGCAGGGAGCTAACTGAATGCGCGTTCTTGTCGTCTATTCGCATCCCGTCGAGACGAGCTTCTGCGCCGCGATCCACAAGGAAGTTGTCGATGGCCTCAAGGTCGCCGGCCACGAGGTCGACGACTGCGATCTCTATGCGGAGAATTTCTCGCCCGTCCTCACCCGCGAGGAACGCATCGGCTACCATGACATTCCGGCCAACCGTGCGAATGTCGAGGATTACTGCCGGCGGCTGGAGGCGGCCGAGGCGCTGATCATCGTCTCTCCGGTGTGGAACTTCGGCTGGCCGGCGATGCTGAAGGGCTATTTTGACCGGGTGTTCCTGCCGGGCGTCTCCTTTCGCATGGAGAACGGCATCGTGAAGCCCAACCTCCAGCACATCAAGAAGCTCGGCGCCTTCATGACCTACGGCGGCACCCGCATGCGCGCCTTTCTTGCCGGCGACCCGCCGCGCAAGATCGTGCGGAGGGTCCTGCGCATCCAGGTTGCGCCCTTTGCGCCGCTCATCCACCATTGCCACTACGACATGAACCGCTCGACGCCCGAAACCCGCGCCGCGTTCCTGGAAAAGGTCCGCAAGGAAATGGGACGCTTTTGAGGGGCGGAAGAGGTCAACTGCGGATGATGTCATTCCCGGCCGAAGGTCCGGCAGGACCGAGGGGAAGGGAATCCAGAAGGATGCCTGGGAAAACGCGGTGGATGTCCGGATCCCCTTCCCTCGCCGTTCTTCGAACCGCTCGCCGGGGATGACACCGAATGATAGGGAACATCGGATGAAACAGCCGCTCAATCCCGCATCCGTCCGCCGGCCCTTCGGCAACTACAGCCACGGCCTGCTCGTCCCTCCCGGGGCCAGCCTTCTGGTCACCTCCGGCCAACTCGGCATCCGACCCGACGACAGCATCCCGGACGACGTCGAGGGGCAGGCCGTGCTCTGTTTCGAGGCCATCGGCGCGATCCTTGAGGCCGGCGGCATGGATTTTTCCGATGTCATCCGCATTTCCGGCTTCGTCACGCGGCGCGAGGATTTTGCCACCTACATGGCCGTGCGCGACCGCTACACCCGCTCGCCGCTGCCGGTCTCGACCCTGTTGATCGTCACAGGCTTCACGCGGCCCGAGTTCAAGGTCGAGGTCGAGGTGACGGCGGCAAAGGTGATGTGAGGGCCGGCGCTCAGATCGCCGTCTTGCGTGCCTCGTCGATATAGATCTCCCGCATCGCCTTGGCGACCGGGCCGGGTTCACCCTCGCCGATCGGATGGCCGTCAATGGAAATCACCGGCGTGACGAAGCTCGACGCCGAGGTGATGAAGGCCTCTTTGGCGGCAAGCGCCTCCTCGGTCGTGAAGGCGCGTTCCTCCACCTTCATCTGCCGTTCGCGCGCAAGGCGAAGGACGGTCGCGCGCGTAATGCCGGGCAGGATGTCGTGGGAAAGCTGCCGCGTCACCAGCGTGCCTTCCGGGGTCACGATCCAGGCGTTGTTGGAGCTTCCCTCGGTGACGAGGCCGTCCTTGACGAGCCAGGCGTCGTCCGCCCCCTTGCCCTCTGCCTCCATCTTGGCCATCGAGGGATAGAGCAACTGCACCGTCTTGATGTCGACACGGCCCCAGCGCAGATCAGGAACGAAGGCCACCTTCGCGCCGCGTGCCGCGAGGGCACTGTCGACGATGGCCTTTTCCTGCGTGAAGAGGATAAGCGTCGGCCGCGTTTCCTCCGGGTCGGGAAAATGAAAGTCCCGATCACCCGGCGCGCCGCGGCTGAGCTGCAGATAGATCATGCCCTCGCGAAGCGCGTTTTCGGTGACCAGCTGCCGGTGAATGTCGAGAAGCTCGTCCTCGCTCACCGGCAGCGTCATCGTCAGCGCCTCGAGCGAGCGGCCAAGCCGCGCCATGTGCCCGTCGAAATCGACGAGCTTGCCGTCGAGAACGGTGGTGACCTCATAGACGGCATCGGCGAAGAGAAAGCCGCGGTCGAAGATCGAGACCCTGGCGTCTTCCTCGGGACAGTAGGCGCCGTTGACATAGACGGTACGGGACATGGCATCCTTGCGCGATGATCGGGGAGATCGCGCCGATCGGCCGGAATTCCCCTTAGGTCTGGAACGATGCCAGACCCTATCAGGCGCTCGCGCGGTGGAGAAGCCCGCGATAGATCTCGTCGTCGTCGCACAGCCCGGCAAGGCGGCCGAGATTGTCGACGAGCAGGATCGGGTTGTCCGTCTGCCGCTTCAGTTCGATGGCAGCCTTCAGCGTCAGATCCACCGACGCGACGATGACGTCGCAGTCCTCCTTGAGCTTGCCGTCCTCTTGCTCGGCGATGCCCAGCGTGCCTTCCCGGCCGTTGAGCGTGACGGAGATCGGCCGGTCTTCCGGATCGACGGCCACCTTCACGGCGCCCTCCGAATCGAGCAGGACGCAGCCGTCCTCCCGCTTCAGCGTCTCGGCCGGCCGCATGACCGCGGTGCCGCGCAGCACGTTGAGCGGATTCATGTGCTTGACGAACTCGGCGACATAGTCGTTGGCGGGCGAGAGCAGGATGTCCTCGGCGGTGCCCTCCTGGACGATGCGGCCGCCCTCCATGATGGCGATCTTGTTGCCGAGTTTCAGCGCCTCGTCGAGGTCGTGGCTGACGAAGACGATGGTCTTCTGGATGCGCTTTTGCAGGTCGAGGAGTTCGTCCTGCAGCTTGTCGCGGATCAGCGGATCGAGCGCCGAGAACGGCTCGTCCATGAGCAGGATGTCGGCGTCGGTGGCAAAGGCGCGGGCAAGGCCGACGCGCTGCTGCATGCCGCCGGAAAGCTCGTGGGCATATTTGTCGGCCCAGGCGGTCAGGCCCACCATGGCGAGCTTTTCGTCGACGATCCGGTTGCGTTCGTCGACCGGAATGCCGCGCATCTCCAGCCCGAAGCCGGCGTTTTCGCGCACCGTCCGCCACGGCAGGAGGCCGAATTGCTGGAACACCATGGAGACGGTGTTGATGCGGACATCGCGCAGGGTCTTCTCGTTGCAGCTAGCAACGTCGATATGCTGGCCCTTGTGTTCGACCAGCACCTCGCCCCGGGCAACCTCGTTGAGGCGGTTGATGGCGCGCAGGATGGTGGATTTGCCCGACCCGGACAGCCCCATGAGCACGCAGATCGAGCCGCGCTCGATGGTGAGCGAAACCCCCGCCGCGCCCAGCACGGCGCCGGTGGTCTTGAGGATCTCCGAGCGGCTCTTGCCCTCGTCGATCATCTTGAGGGCGGTCTTCTGCTCCTTGCTGAAGACGATGTCGACGTTCCTGAATTCGACGGCGGCCATGGATCAGTTCCCCTTGCGCTTGGCGTCGGGCATCTTGCAGACCCGGTCGAGAATGATGGCGAGGATGACGATCGCAAGGCCCGCCTCGAAGCCCATCGCGATGTTGACGGTGTTGAGCGCGCGCACCACCGGTTTGCCGAGGCCGTCGGCCCCGACGAGGGCGGCGATCACAACCATCGACAGCGACAGCATGATGCACTGGGTGATGCCGGCCATGATGGTGGGCATCGCATAGGGAAGCTCGATCTTGTAGAGCAGCTGCCGCTTGGTCGCGCCAAAGGCCTTGCCTGCCTCGAAAAGCTGGGTCGGCACCGACGAGATGCCGAGATGCGTGAGCCGGATCGGCGCCGGGATCGAGAAGATCACCGTCGAGATGACACCCGGCACCACGCCGAGGCCGAAAAGGATCAGCGTCGGGATGAGGTAGACGAAGGTCGGCACCGTCTGCATCAGGTCGAGCACGGGGCGAAGGCCCGCGTAGAAGCGCGGGTGATGCGCTGCGGCGATGCCGATCGGCACGCCGATCACGACGCAGATGACGGTCGCGACCAGCACCTGGGAGAGCGTCATCACCGTCTGGTCCCAGAAGCCGAGATTGGCGACCAGCAGCAGCCCGAGCACGATGAAGACGATGAGGCCGATCGAGCGGTGCAGATACCAGCCGAGAAGGGCGACGAGGACGATGAGGATCGGCGCCGGGATGAACAGCAGCGCATCGGTCAGCCCCTCAATGACCGCTTCCAGCAGGAAGGAGATCCAGTCGAACACAGACTGGAACCGGGTCGTTAGGATGTCGACGAGATCGGCCATCGTCGAGCCGAGCGGGATCTTGTGGGCGCTGAGCCAGTCGTTCATCGAAGGGTCCTCGGTTCAAGGAGCGGCGGTGTTTCCCGGCGGCGCGCGAAGCTGTCCGTGGTCAGGAATTGCGAAGGCGAATTTTCCTCGTCCGCCGACCGGTGATCTGTCCTCGGCAGCATCCCTGGCCGCAAGAGGAGCGCTGGCCGCTGCTTTCTGCCCGCCCTGCGTCATCGCCGGGCTCGGCCCGGTGATCCAGCGGCGCTTCGGCAAAAAAGGGGCGCATGTGGAGCCTGGCGCCGGCACCCATCCAGCCAGCTCGCAGGCGCGGCTGGCGGACGGATGGGATACCCGGTCAAGCCCGGCGCTGGCGACGGAACGGCTGAAGCGTGCCGCCGGCAGCCATCAGTCTCCGCGTCTCGACAGGTCTGTCGGAGCGGGCCGGCGCCACGGCTCGCATGGCGCCGGGCTTGGCGATGGTCTCAGAGGCCGAGGCTGGCCTTCACCGCGTCGAGACCGGGCTTGCCGTCGAAGGTGGTGACGCCGTCGAGCCAGGGGCCGAGCGCGTCCGGGTTGTCCTTCAGCCACTTCTCCGCCGCCTTTTCCGGCTCCATGCCGCCGTCGAGGATATAGCCCATGACCACGTTCTCGACCGGCAGCGTGAACGTCAGGTTCGAGATGAACTTGCCGGCGTTCGGGCAGTCCGCGGTGTAGCCTGTGCGGACATTGGTGTAGACGGTGGCGCCGCCGAAATCCGGGCCGAAGACGTCGTCGCCGCCGGCGAGATACTTCATGTCGTAGTTGGCGTTCATCGGATGGGGCTCCCAGCCGAGGAAGACGATCGCGTCCTTCTTGCGGGTGGCGCGGGAGACCTGGGCCAGCATGCCCTGCTCGCTCGATTCGACGAGCTCGAAGTCCTTCAGGCCGAAAGTGTTGTCCTTGATCATGTCGAGGATCAGGCGGTTGCCGTCATTGCCCGGCTCGATGCCGTAGATCTTGCCGTCGAGTTGGTCCTTGAACTTGGCGATGTCGGCGAAGTCCTTGAGCCCTTCGTCATAGAGATAAGCCGGAACGGCGAGCGTATACTTCGCGCCTTCCAGGTTCGCGCCGAGCACCTCGATCGACCCGTCGTCGACATAGGGCTTGCGGTCGGCTTCCATCGTCGGCATCCAGTTGCCGAGGAAGACGTCGATGTCCTTGTTTTTCATGGACGTATAGGTCACCGGCACCGACAGGAGCTGCACGGTGGGCTCGTAGCCGAGACCCTTGAGGATCGTCGAGGCAAGGCCGGTGGTCGCGGAAATGTCGGTCCACCCGACGTCGGAGAAGCGCACGGCCTTGCAGGCGGCATCGTCGGCGGCAAGCGCGCTGCCGGCCGAAAGGCTGGCGATCATGAGGCCGCCGATAAGCGCGGTGCGTGTCGTCTTTGTGAACATCTTTGTGAGGTCCCCTCGTTTTGCGGCTCCTCGATCGGACTTGCGCCGATGGCTGGAAGCCGAGGTCTCGGTGGCGGAGCGCCGAATGCGCAACCGCCTCGCCACGGCGGGCGTTCGCTCCCGGCAAACGAGTCGCGGCAAGCCTGGCCACGACGGCCATGCGCCGCCGCAAGCCACGACAGGCCTGCCCACACTCGATCTGTCCATGGCGCGGCCCGCGGCATGGCATGACCCTTCGGCGACAGTGCGAATGGTCGGTTTCGGATTGCCGTCGCCAGAGCTGATGGCGGCGGTTTTTGGTCTGCTGGTCCCCTGCCGGCGCTGTTTATTGTCCGCGCTTGGCTTGTTTATGCAAGCGATCATGCCTCTTCTTGAACGACTATTCAACAGTGAATCTGTCGAAGGTCGGGATAATTTTCAGGCTCATTTGGGTCCAAAATGCCCAAGAAACGGACTTTCTGCGCAGATTTTGGTATTTTGCCCTGGAGCCGGAGGATTTCCGGCCAGTGCTGACTTTCGACGTTTGCGCCCGGCTGTGAAGTGTGTATTGTACGATCATTCAATAGATTTGGTCGAGGCGGACTCCTGTCTGAATGGCAGGACGATGCGGCCGGATCGAACGCGGCGCGGGGTCTGAATTCAGGACCGCGTCCGGCCGGGAGCAAATCATGGCTCATGTCGAGATGGAGGATGTGCGCCGCCGCGCGCCGGAGGACGTGCGCCGTCGCCAGTTGATCGAGGCGACCATCGAGTCGCTTGCCAACAACGGCTTCAACGCGACGACGCTGGCCCAGATCGCTCGTGGCGCCGGCGTTTCGCCGGGCCTCGTCGCCCATTATTTCGGCGACAAGGACGGCCTTCTGGAGGCGACCCTGCGCTTCCTTGCCCGGCGTGTCGCAAGCGGTGTCGCCGTGCGCATGAGGACGGCCCGCACGCCGCGCGAGCGGATTCTGGCCGTCGTCGACGCCAACCTCGCGCCCGAGGAGTTCGACCGGCGGACCTGCACCGTCTGGCTCGCCTTCTGGGGCCAGGTGCTGCATTCGGAGCGCCTGCGCCGCATCCAGAAGATCTATCAGGGCCGGATGCTCTCCAACCTGCGGCATTCGCTGAAGATGCTCGTCGCACCCGCCGAGGCCGAGCGCATCGCCATCTCGATCGCCGCCATCATCGACGGCCTCTGGCTCCGCTCGACCCTGTCGGCCACCGACGAAACGGATAGCGCCACGGCCCGCTCGATCGCCGCCACCTTCGTCGAGGCCCAGATCGCGGCTCTTGGCGCCCGCGCCGTCCCGTCCGAAAGCGGCCTCCCCGCAACCGGAGTTTCCAGCGTGACGATACCCACCATCCAGAACCATATCGGCGGCCGCTTCGTCGCGAACCGCTCCGGCGAGACCTTCGACAGCATCGATCCGGCCACCGGCGAGGTGATTGCGAAGATCGAAATCGCCGGCGAGGCCGAAGTGGAAGCCGCCGTTGCTGCCGCCAGAAAGGGCCAGGCCGACTGGGCCGCCATGACGGGCGCCGAGCGTGGCCGCATCCTGAAGAAGGTCGCCGACCTCCTGCGGGCGCGCAACGGCGAACTGGCGCAGCTTGAAACCCGCGACACCGGCAAGCCGATCCAGGAGACCGACTGCGTCGACGTCATCTCCGGCGCCGAATGCATCGAGTATTTCGCCGGTCTTGCCGGCACCCTGACGGGCGAGCACATCGACCTCGGATCGTCCGCCTTTGGCTATACCCGCCGCGAGCCGCTCGGCATCGTCGCCGGCATTGGCGCCTGGAACTATCCGATCCAGATCGCCTGCTGGAAGTCCGCCCCTGCGCTCGCCTGCGGCAACGCCATGATCTTCAAGCCGGCCGAACTGACGCCGCTGACCGCCGTCAAGCTCGCCGAGATCATGACCGAGGCCGGCGTGCCGGACGGCGTCTTCAATGTCGTGCAGGGCTTTGCCGATACCGGACGCCTGCTGACCCGCCATCCGAAGATCGCCAAGGTCTCGCTCACCGGCGAGGTCGGCACCGGCAAGAAGGTGATGACGGATGCCGCAGGTACGCTGAAGCACGTGACGCTGGAGCTTGGCGGCAAGTCGCCGCTCATCGTCTTCGAGGATGCCGATCTCGACGATGCCGTCTCCGGCGCGATGCTCGCCAATTTCTATTCCGCCGGCGAGATCTGCTCCAACGGCACCCGTGTCTTCGTCCATGAAGCGGTCCGCAAGGCCTTCATGGAAAAGCTGGTGGCCCGCGTGAAGGCGATGGTGATCGGCGACCCGAAGGACCCGAAGACCCAGGTCGGCGCGCTCATTTCCGAAGCCCACATGCAGAAGGTGCTGGGGCTGATCGAGGCCGGCAAGGTGGGCGGGGCCAAGGTCGCCGTTGGCGGCAATCGCTACACGGATGGCGCCTGCGCCAACGGCTATTTCGTCGAACCGACCGTCTTCGACGGCTGCAGCGACGACATGACCATCGTGCGCGACGAAATCTTCGGCCCCGTCATGTCAGTCCTCTCCTTCGAGACGGAAGACGAGGTGATTGCCCGCGCCAACGACACCGAGTTCGGCCTCGCCGCCGGAGTCTTCACCAAGGATCTGGCGCGTGGCCACCGGGTGATCGCCAGGCTTGAGGCCGGCACCTGCTGGATCAACCACTACAACGTGACGCCGATCGAGCTGCCTTTCGGCGGCTACAAGCAGTCGGGTCTCGGTCGCGAGAATTCCAAGGCTGCGATCGAGCACTACACCCAGCTGAAGAGCGTCTACGTCAACCTCGGCAAGGTCGACGCGCCCTATTGAGGGAACGCGGCCGGCAACGGACCGGCCGCCCTTTCTTCGACCTGCTGACGATCTGAGCTTCAAGGACCGCCCCATGACCACCCCCACCGAGACCACCTGCGACTATGTGATCGTCGGGGCCGGCTCGGCCGGCTGCGTGCTCGCCGACCGTCTCACCGAGGATGGCAGGAATTCCGTCCACGTCCTGGAGTTTGGCGGCTCGGACGCCTCCATCTTCATCCAGATGCCGAGCGCGCTCTCCATCCCGATGAACATGAAGCTCTACAACTGGATGTACGAGAGCGAGCCGGAACCGGGCCTCGCCCACCGGCGCATGCACTGCCCGCGCGGCAAGGTGCTGGGCGGCTCCTCGTCGATCAACGGACTTGTCTATGTGCGCGGCAATCCGGCCGACTTCGACCGCTGGCAGGACGAGGGCGCGCGCGGCTGGTCCTATGCCGACGTGCTGCCCTATTTCCGCCGCGCCGAAAGCCGCAAGGAAGGCGGCAACGAATATCGCGGCGACAAGGGGCCGCTCGCGACCTCCTATGGCACGCTGAAGAACCCGCTCTACAAGGCCTTCATCGAGGCGGGGCGACAGGCCGGCTATCCGGTGACGGAGGACATCAACGGCTATTCCCAGGAAGGCTTCGGCCGCATGGACATGACCGTCAAGGACGGCGTGCGCTGGTCGGCCGCCAACGCCTACCTGAAGCCGGCGATGAAGCGGTCGAACCTCAAGGTCACCACTCATGCCCGGGCCATTGCCATCGTCATGGAGGGCAAGCGCGCCGTCGGCATCCGCTACCTGCATGGCGGCGTGGAAAAGGTCGTTCGGGCGAACCGGGAGGTCATCCTCTCCGGCGGCCCGATCAACTCGCCGCAGCTCCTGAAGCTCTCCGGCATCGGCCCGGCGGAGGAACTGAAAGGCCACGGCATCGCGGTGGTGCACGACCTGCCGGGCGTCGGCGAGAACCTGCAGGACCACCTGGAATTCTATTTCCAGGTCGCCTGCAAGGAGCCGATCACGCTCTATTCGTCGATGGGGCTCTTGCCGCGCGCGCTGATCGGCCTGCGCTGGCTGCTCTTTCGCGACGGCCTTGGCGCGACCAATCATTTCGAAAGCTGCGGTTTCATCCGCTCGCGCGCCGGTATCGCCTATCCCGATATCCAGTATCATTTCCTGCCGCTCGCCGTGACCTACGACGGCAAGGGCCTTGCCTCCGAGCACGGCTTCCAGGCCCATGTCGGCCCGATGCGCTCCAAGAGCCGCGGCTGGGTGCGGCTGAAGTCGGCCGATCCGACCGAACAGCCGAAGATCTTCTTCAACTATCTCAGCCATCCCGACGACAAGGACGAGATGCGCGCCTGCGTGCGCCTGACCCGCGAGATCTTCGCCCAGAAG is part of the Hartmannibacter diazotrophicus genome and encodes:
- a CDS encoding ABC transporter permease; translated protein: MSEALTPDRSSAMRRERALKILIPILMLVALVGFWQWYVTAFNVPHYILPSPVRVAGAMITDWNILGPALLVTLKITFAALGLALGGGLLLAILLVQSRWIEIALSPYLVILQVTPIVAIAPLILIYAPTTQTALLICAFIVAFFPVLSNTVQGLKSTDHNLLDLYKLYGAGRAQTLFLLRLPAALPYFLAGLKIAGGLSLIAAVVAEFAAGSAGAGSGLAFRILESQFRLNIPRLFAALILLSVAGVAIYAATSVISWLLLHKWHESAIRREQ
- a CDS encoding cytosine deaminase codes for the protein MASASLDILNSAPGYVLKNARVPIVCLPTVLTDDLIGRSHEGLAEADIVVEDGKIAAIVVAGMGTAPAGGLPMIDMRGGQVWPTFVDMHTHIDKGHIWERSRNPTGDFEGALLTVRADREANWTREDIEARMEFSLRSAYAHGTSLLRTHIDSLPPHHKLTWPLFREMRERWKGRVDLQAVCLMPVEATRDADYFEALIDEVAASGGLIGGHPDMGPELESDLDRLLRAAMDRGLDIDFHIDETRDPGARTLRAVADAVIRNGFEGKVVAGHCCSLARQESDEAARTIDRVVEAGIGVVSLPMCNMYLQDRFAGCTPRWRGVTLFQELRSAGGDVAVASDNTRDPFYAYGDLDPVEVFREAVRILHLDHPLDEAAKVVTTSPAKMLRRPDSGVLAVGGPADMVLFSARFWSEFLSRPQADRMVLRSGRPIDRTLPDYRDLDPVAGIA
- a CDS encoding FAD-binding oxidoreductase, whose amino-acid sequence is MPDYDAIKKDLEGIEVEDNPKLVRQKSRDFFWYSPILKDQLENVTADLVVSPASEEEVIRTLKVAYAHGVPVTPRGSGTGNYGQAMPLSGGIILNLARMTKVKEIGPGRVVCEPGAIIADVDRQTKAHSGQELRFHPSTANTATIAGFVAGGSGGVGSINWGGLRDLGNVLRLRVVTMEAEPRVLELSAWDLQKVTHAYGTNGIITEVEMPLTVSYDWVDVLVGFDDFMGAVRFADALAHENGILVKEIAPIAAPIPFQYFSRHKQYVRPDQSVVVTMVAPHAMDAFLAFAGKMKGEIVFRADTLESLKGLPQAFELTWNHTTLRALKVDPTITYLQVQYPSPDHVAKVAEMTRLFGDEVPGHLEFMRFSGKIQCSGLPLVRFTTKERLEEIIRIHEDHGCPVFNPHRYTLEEGGMKRTDAVQLTFKKETDPKGLLNPGKMIAWENPDFDFSAGKTFLFPGLSDFAEA
- a CDS encoding NAD(P)H-dependent oxidoreductase, whose amino-acid sequence is MRVLVVYSHPVETSFCAAIHKEVVDGLKVAGHEVDDCDLYAENFSPVLTREERIGYHDIPANRANVEDYCRRLEAAEALIIVSPVWNFGWPAMLKGYFDRVFLPGVSFRMENGIVKPNLQHIKKLGAFMTYGGTRMRAFLAGDPPRKIVRRVLRIQVAPFAPLIHHCHYDMNRSTPETRAAFLEKVRKEMGRF
- a CDS encoding RidA family protein, whose product is MKQPLNPASVRRPFGNYSHGLLVPPGASLLVTSGQLGIRPDDSIPDDVEGQAVLCFEAIGAILEAGGMDFSDVIRISGFVTRREDFATYMAVRDRYTRSPLPVSTLLIVTGFTRPEFKVEVEVTAAKVM
- a CDS encoding D-amino-acid transaminase codes for the protein MSRTVYVNGAYCPEEDARVSIFDRGFLFADAVYEVTTVLDGKLVDFDGHMARLGRSLEALTMTLPVSEDELLDIHRQLVTENALREGMIYLQLSRGAPGDRDFHFPDPEETRPTLILFTQEKAIVDSALAARGAKVAFVPDLRWGRVDIKTVQLLYPSMAKMEAEGKGADDAWLVKDGLVTEGSSNNAWIVTPEGTLVTRQLSHDILPGITRATVLRLARERQMKVEERAFTTEEALAAKEAFITSASSFVTPVISIDGHPIGEGEPGPVAKAMREIYIDEARKTAI